From the genome of Sphingobacterium sp. UGAL515B_05:
TTGACGATTTTGGGTGGCAATCTCAAATACCTTGGCGAGCATATCGGGGCTGCAGCGGCCATGGACACCGCTACGCTCTCGTACATCTATGGTGCGGCGGCGGGTTTTCTGCACGGCGCACTTATTGCCGAATCGGAGAATTTTGATGTAAAGGAATACGGTAATATCATTGCGGAGATCGCTCCGGGAATGGGCGAATTTCTCAAACATGAAGGGAAGGTGATCGCTAGCGGTGATTTTAGCATCTCGCAGAGTCCACTGTCCATTTCAGTGGAAGCGACCGAGCGGATTCTGGCGACAGCAAAATTAAGCGGTATCAATACGGAGTTCCCACAGTTTGCAGCAAACTGGCTGAAAAGGGCCGAGCTTGCAGGTTATGGACAGGAAGAGTTTGCGGCAGTGATCAAAACCTTACGGCAACAGGCATAGCGGCAATAATACAATTTTTTTAAGGGCCGGGTCGTGAAGATCTGGCCTTGTTCTGTTTTGAGGGTATAGCGAATTAAGAGTATCCATATTGTTATTTTGGACATCAGATTTTAAGAGCGGGATTGGGGTAAAATTGTTTAAAATAAAGCTGGGGTGTATTGCTTTTAATTTAAAATATTATTTAAATTAGAGGGTAAATGACCCTGTAAACTATATAAATTCTGAGCTATGCTAAAAAAAATGAGCTGTGCCTTTTTCTTGTGCATCCTTTTACTGAGTTGTACTTTTGCACAAAGCCCTTCGCTTTCAAGTGGTTTTGTAACCTTGGTCGTTAAGGTTAGAGGCGATAAGAATGTGAAAGATCTCGATCTGCCTATTCCGTTCATGAGCAATTCCTTCCAACAGGATAAACCATTGCCCTTTAAACAAGTAAATGATTCTACATTAATGGCATCAGCCTATTCCTTTGGACCTTCAGCGGTCTATATGCGGCTAAATGGGCAATACCTAGCTTTTATACTAATACCAAAACAGGTAGGTACGTTAACCGTTGATATTCAGAATGGTGAAAACGGCGGTTTGCATTATCAGGGGCCGTTTAAGGAGATTTTTGACAATTCGGCAAAGCAGGAAAAATTGCTGATGGGCTTGTTTACTTATCCAAGCGATAAAAAAAATATAAAAACACCATTTAAGTCAGCTAATGATTTTAAAAGATACCTTTTGGGCCAGACGGAAGAGATGACAAAGAAACTGATCGCAGATACAACTTCGGGATTCCTCAGGGAATACTATACCCGACTCGTTGAAGGTTTTCAGGTACCAAGCTTTCTTTTAAATTATGCAGCTATTGTGTATGAGCACAATAAAAAGGCTGGACTGGACTCTACCAAGTTTCCAATGGTACCAACACGGGATATCTCGTTTTACAGCGATATCCTTAACCCCAGATACCAGGATACGATGAGTCTCTATTATTCTGTGTATTCGAGTGTTCAGGCTGCTGTCCTACAAGATACGCTATTACATCTTCCAGATATTACAGCGGTTGGGCCTAGAGCCTTCAGAAAACAGTTGCAGCAGCGCTTTGATCCTATATTTAAAGGGCAGGGCAACCTGTTTTATGAGATGGCAACAGCAAGTGCCTTTGTTCAAAAGATGAACAAGGGTTATCTGTTAAGTCCACAAGATAAATACGATATAACCAATAGTTTTACAATTAAAGACCTGGGCGAATATCTTCTTTATCAGGATGAACAAAATGTGCACCTAAAACAGCAATCCAATTCAAAGGTCACGATGTTTCCTTTCGCAGTCGAAAAAGAGGAGGTTATTGAAGAGTTGATCAAACCCTATCGGGGAAAAGTGGTACTGGTCGATTTGTGGGCGACCTGGTGTGGTCCCTGCATTGCATCTTTTCCTGAAATGGAAAAAGTAAAGAAACAGTATAGCGATCGCGATGATGTGGTATTTGTGTATGTGACGGATGAAAGCTCCGATCGCAAAAAATTCCAGGAGTTTACAAATCTGTTGAAAGGCGATCATTATTACCTCTATAAAAAACAATTTGAAGCAATTATCAAGCAGTTTGACTATGCTATTCCGAGCTATCTGGTTTTTGATAAAGCAGGAAACTTATCTGATCGTGCTGTCTCCCCCGAGAACAAGGCTGAGGCTGCCAAATCCTGGATAGAAAAGGCGCTGAATAAATAAGGGAATGGAAGATTCTTTTATTTTTATAAATTTAGGAAATCAATGGTATTGAACTTTTTAGGAACCTAAAACAAGCATGAAAAAAGCAGTGAAATATAAAATTTGCTACTTAAACCGTACCCTACATTACGGCTTATTTGTTTTATTATTGACTATTGCTGGGCCAAGTATCGGACAGCGCAAATCGAGTTCAGATCGGATCACTTCAGGGGAAAATGGAGTGGACGATTTTAATCTGGCCGAAAATATGAAATTAGGTGCCTCAAACTTAGATTTCCACGGATTCGAGGGCTATAGTTTTTTGTTTCAAGGACGCGAGGCGAAGATCATTCGGCCAAAAGTGACGGCGGTAGGGCATCCCTGGGTATGGCGCGCCCGCTTTTGGGGGCACGAACCGCAGGTCGATATTGGTCTGCTCGAGCACGGCTACCATGTGGTATACTGTGATGTCGCCGAGCTTTTTGGCAATGAGGAAGCGCTAACAATCTGGGATGGATTTTACCGAAAGTTACAGGAAGGTGGGCTCAGTAAAAAATCGGCTATGGAGGGAATGAGCAGGGGTGGTGTCTATATCTACAATTGGTGCCTACGTTATCCTGATCGGGTAAATGCGATCTATGCCGATGCGCCTGTATTGGATTTTAAAAGCTGGCCCGGTGGCAAAACTACAGGAAAAGGAAGTAAACCGGATTGGGAGACTTTTAAGAAAGACTACGGATTGACCGAAACACAGGCTTGGGCATTTGCGGATGCACCCATTGATAAAGCCAAAATCATTGCAGGTTTCAAAATACCATTGCTCCATGTTGTCGGCGATAAGGACGATGTCGTGCCTATCGCTGAAAATACCTTGCCATTTGCGGAGGAGATCCGTCGCGCAGGTGGTCGTATTGAGATCATCCATAAACCCGACGTCGGGCACCACCCGCATTGCCTGGTGGATCCAAGTCCCATTATCAATTTTATATTGAAGGCGAGCAGTAGGTAGCGACCAATAGGTAAACCGAACCAACTTAAACAAAAAAACTTCGAAAGACGATAAATTGAATAACAGCTTGAAAAGGCCAATCCAAAAGGATTGGCCTTTTAGTTTTTATACCCTATTGATCTTATGCTATCAGAAAACCAATGCTGTGCTTTCGGTAATAAATGGATAATATTTATCCCTTTATTAATAATATAACTTTTCTTTTGTATTGAATATAACCTTAAGTTAATCTGTTTTGTTTTTATTTATATTATTGATAATTAGTTTGTTATGTTTTGTTAAGCAAAGTGTGATAGCGATGTGATAGGTGCTTTTTCTTTATTTTTTTGCTCGAATGTTAATCTTTGTGGCAACGTTTTGAAGCATGGAAGAACCTGGTGTTGTTGACATGTAATCGAATCGAAGTATTTCATTCTAAAATCATAAAAAATACATTAATATTTAATTAACCATTTCCAAAATGATTTCACAATTTCGAACAACAAGCGGTTGGAAAACGTTAGCCTTTTCGGCACTTATCTGCGGTTCTTTATACGCATGTAAGGAAAGTAAAGACAGTGTAGCCCAGAGTGGCAAAGCGAATGTAAGCATTCATTTACTCGGGGTAGAAAATCCTGTCGTTACAACAAAGAAAGCGAGCAACGGAAGTAGCTCGACAGCATCCAATCAGACCATTGTAGTACCGCTTACGAAGACAAGTTCTTTTGAAGCAACGTTGACGAACGAGTCGTCCGCAACAAGTGGCAACCTATTGCGGGCCTCGTCCGGAAATCGCGCTGCGGTAACCGAGGAGCGTACTCCACTTGGCGATAACGTCAAATACAAAATCGTTGTCTATAATAACAGCGGTGATTATGTGACTGAAAAGACCTATACAAACACAGTAGACAATACGAGCGATATCACGCTGGATGCCGGACAAGCCTACACTTTCGTAGCCTATTCGGTGAACAGTACCGCTACGGTACCTGCGGTCACGGCACAAACAGATTTGGCAACAGCCAGTCTGGATAATATCAGTGCTGACCTGATGTACTTTAAGAAGGATCTTACTGTTCAAGCTGGCGACAATAATCTCGATGTTGTCTTAAAGCATCAATACAGTGAAGTAACGACCAAACTGAGCATGGCGACAGAAATGACGGGTGCCATTACAAACCTGGCTTCAACAACTATTGACCCGACGCATCCAAGTGCCAATTTAAAATTGGCGGATGGTACAATTACCTACAATGGATCAACAGCTACAGCCAATGTTATATTTCCGACATTGGGTGCTGCTGGATTACGTACTGTGTCTAGTACGCCGACAGTATTGATACATCCAAGTGCAACAAATGGTGTCTTTAATTTCGGATCCATCACAATCGATGGTGAAACGAAGAATAATGTATCTGTAGCAGGTTTAAATATTGTTCCAGGACAACGTTATAACCTGAACCTGAACTTCAAAACCTGTACGCAGGAAGTAACTGGTGGTGCTAATTTGAATTGGGATTACCCCGCTGCCAATAATAATGGGAACAACGGTGCGAACGTTGATGGAGTCGTTGTACCTAATGGGGGAGTGATTACCCGAACATTGACGGCACCAGGGGCAGATTATGGTTTTGTATTCGATATTCAGCAATTGGATAATTCGTTCAATATGGAAGTAAATGGAGTCAAATTAGCGACTCAAGAGATTCAATTTGAAGCAGGTATCGCCATTGCACCCCGAAATGTACAATTTGCGGACGGAAGTATTTATAATGGAGCGAACGCCGAAGGTGGGGCTAATATTCCTCAGATTTATAACATGGTTGGTACAGCAACTCATCCAATTATTCGTGTTGTCATTGCTCGTGATGGTAAGGTAAGTATGTATGGTAGTAAAAGTAATGGTGGCGAATTGTATCCATTGGTTTTAACAGCTGGTACATTTAATATTGTGCCTTGGAGTTCGACTTCAAATACGGTGAAAATTACTCAGATAGTGCAAGGTAAAACAACTATGCTTGGTGCAGGTAGCGGCAGAAAAAAAGTTGCCTGTCCTTAATCTAAAAATTTAATTTATTCTTTGGAGTACCGATAATAAAAGATCAAATCATGAAAAATACAGAAAAGAAGGTTTATATAAGTCCACGCGTTGAATCAACGACAGTAGAGTTGGAGCAAGGTATCGCAGCGGGGTCGGCAGCTCCTGATACGATCCATAGTACCGATCCGCAAGAGTCATGGGACAATGCGGGTGACGATAATCGAACCATTAATTGGTAAGGTAGGGCTGTCTAAGATGACAGATTTTAGGTTGAGATAAATAGCTGTTGAATTGCAATTTTCGGCATAAAGATTCAGAACAACTATTTTGACATACTACTCGGCAGGGATTTAAAAGATCTCAGCCGAGTTTTTTTTGGAAGGGAACTTTATCCAATGAAGCGAGAAACCAACACTCGGCTTACATCGGTGGAAAATTCGGCGGTTGGGCGCGTACTGGATTGAACGGGAAGTTAACTGGTTATATAGATGTATTGGTTTTAACTTTTTGTTTATCAGTTATTTATTAAGTGTGATAGCAATGTGAAAGGCTGTTTTTTTTGTTTCTTTCTTTTAATCTAAATATTTGTGAAGATAATCAGGGAGGGTATTTCGAAAAGGAGATTGGCGGATAAATGTATAGCTGAAAATGCGCTGTTAAAAGTTCCCTGATGATTACAATAATGAATTATCGCCCGGACCAATTTGCGTGAAGGTTCGTGATAATATATTTGGATTTACTCGATGGGGAAGATGGAGCCCCGTCGAGTTTAATAGCTCTACTCTCCTTAAAGGGAAAAATAAAAGTCTGTTTTTTGGAAGTTATGGAGTTCATGGTAAGGATCTCAAGAATAAACAAGGATAAAACTTACAGAAATAAAACGTACAATGGAAAGGAATAAATTTACTGATCTAATTGCTCTAGCGAAAAATAATGATGCCGAGTTTTTGGCTTTATTCAATGAAATCTATCCCGAGTTTATCGCCTCATTAAAAACAATAAATCCAAAAATCCGCAGCAGCGAACTGGAATTCTGTGCCATGACCTTTCTGAATTTTTCGACCAAAAACATTGCTCAATATACCTTTGTAACGGTGCGGGCTGTCCAGATACGTAAAAATAGATTGCGCAAAAAACTTAACATCGCCTCCGATATAGATTTTAACAATTGGATGCGCGATCAGATTCACCGAAACCCTTTTAATAAACAAGAGCATTCTGTTGAAACGATCTAAAATAAATTGCAAACCATATATTTTTATTTCCATTTATCGCAATTCGAGGGGATCCAGTCGTAATTTCTAGGTTCGGATATTTATTCTATGTGTGATACTTTTGTGATAGCTGAGTTTAATCGGCGTGTTTAACGATTGTTTATCTTTGCTTTCAATAAATTATTGTAATTCAATACGATCTTTATCGCATTTCTCTGGCCGATGCGCTTGCTATTAATGCGCCATATTAATCAAATATGATGCGTATCGTGATCGTGCCGTACTCTTAACTATCTTTCTTTTAAGAATATGAAGGTGACAGTATTGGAATTTGAATTTATTTTGTACCAATTTAATGTTGGTTTAATTTCTCGAAATAGCTAGATTTGCACACGCTATTCGAAGATACAAAAAAATCTAGCAAGAGAGGCAAGGGAGAGATGCCTGAAAATGACCTATTGTTACCATGAAGAAGCAATTTTTATTTTTCATTTTATGTTTACTCACGTTTCAGGCAATTGCAGCTGATCGCGTTAAGCAAGAAGTTGATTCACTTTTAGCAAAATCGATGGAATTTGCACAGAAAGGGAATTTGGTAACCTATATCGAAACGGCAATAAAAGCACTTAATATCGCCAATGCCGCTGACTACGACGAAGGAAAAGCAAAATCCGGCTCTTATGTAGCGGAAGGACTTGTGACAGCAGGTTTATTTAAGGAAGGGCTAAAACAACTAGACCGTATTGAAACCACGGATTATTATAAGAATGAAATTTTCCTGCAATCTGAAGTCCGTCGCTTACGGGGACGGGCTTATGGTGGTCTCCTGCTAAATCAGCAGGCTCTTCGGGAATTTCACTTGCAACAAGAGCTTATTAAAAAGCTGACTGGTGAAAAGCAGGTAAAATCCCGTCAGTTTAACTATGAAAACTTAAGTACTGTTTTCCAACGTCTGGGGCAACTGGATTCGATGCAAAAATATACCGAGCTACAGTTGGATAACCTAAAGGTATTTGCTGAAAAGGATGCCGCTATGCGTTATCAGATTGTTTATGAAAACCTCGGAAAATTGTTTGCTGAAAAAGGCGATTTGCCCAAAGCGCAACTATATCTCGACAAATCACTTGAACTAATAAAGAAATATAACATTCCTGTTGTGCTGAATACGTATGATGCTTTAGCTATTTTAGAGGAAAAGCGAGGAAACTTAAAAAAGGCTGCGGTGTTCTATGAGGAGGGGTTAGCAAGAAAGCGGGCAGCTGGTAGCAGAATAGGCATGCAAAATTCTTACCGCGAGCTAGCCGATTTTTACCGCTCAACCAACTTAGATAAAGCTAAAGCCGATCAATATGAAATGGCTTTTAGCCGGCTCACTGATTCGCTTGAGAGCGAAAATAGACAGGTCGTTGATCAGGTGCTCAACCAGATTTTGAAACTCAAAGATGAGGAATCGAATACCAAAGTGTCAAGGGCAGGAACAATTGCACTTAACGCCCTATTGTTGCTGCTTGTTGCTGTTTCGTTTTTTGTTTGGCGGTCGAAGCACAACAGGAAGATATTGGTACAGAAAGTAGAGGCATTGCAGGAAACCGAAACAATCAATAGGGAACTGACCGAACAGATCGGGGAAAATAAATTCAATACACTCATAGACCTGGCCAAAAGCAACAACCCTGAATTTTTGATTTTATTTACTGAATTGTATCCACAGTTTATCCAGGCGCTCAAATCATTTGACGCTAATCTTCGGAGTACCGAATTGGAATTCTGTGCCATGGCATTTCTCAACTTCTCGACAAAAAATATTTCGGAATACACCTTTGTGACGATCAGGGCGGTGCAGGTCCGTAAAAATAGACTGCGTAAAAAGTTCGATATACCATCAGATGTGGATTTCAATAACTGGATGCGTGAGCTAGCTGGAACATCCGTTAGCCCATTGGAACCGAAGGGCTAAAAAAAGAGCAATGTTAACAGCTCTTTTTTTACAAGGTCGGCACTGCTCGCCAATCTTTATTTGATAAAAGCTTACTTTTATAATCGGAAGGGGTAATCCCTTTAATGGATTTGAAAAACTTGTTGAAGTTGGGCAGGGAGTTGAATCCACATGCATAGGCAATATTGGTGATCGGGTTCTCATCCTGAACCAACAGCCTGCAAGCTTCATTGATCCTTACTTCATTGACGAATTTTGAGAATGTTTTTCGTGTATGTGCTTTAAAAAAGCGACAAAAGGATGGCTTGGTCAAGTTCGCCAATTTAGCTGCCTCCTCTAAGGAAATTTCATTGTTGAAATTTTCAAAAACATAATTGTAGATGTTAAAAATAAGTTCTCCGTCCTTGCGCGGTGATCCATTGCTATAAGACTTATCCGATAGTACAGCATATTCTTCTGTGTGAAGAAGGGTAGCCAAGCACTCAAATAGATAGGCTGTTTTTTGCATATCGGAGGCGCCGACCATTTTTCGTAGTATTTTTTTGAGTGCATCTTTTGTTTGTCCATAAAATAACATCCCCTGTCGCGATCTTTCCAGGAAGTCATGCAGCGGGGCCGTTTCAACTAATAAGGGGCAAAAAGACAGTAGGGCTTCTGGATCGAAATGTAAGGTGATAGACTGTGCGCTAGGTTCGTGGCTGGTATCACCCTGCGCATTATACCAAACATGTGGCAAGCCCGGGCCGGTAAATGTCAGCTCGTCGCTTTCAAAGTCTTCCAGATGATCTCCAATGCAGCGTTGCCCATTACCCTTGATGATGTAGGTAAGCTGGCATTCACTGTGAAAATGATATTCGGAGAGGTATTTGTCGCAATTTTCTCGTCGAATTTCAAAAATCCTATTCCCTAAATTTGAAAGTGCTTTCGTATAAACCGGTCTCATAAATGCTGAAAATATTTTAATGAAATAATGGCAGCGTGTACCTATCTTTATAATTGATTTGAAATTGTATCTCAAAAGACGCATTATTAACCAAAAAAGCCATGTATTAAAGGCTTAAAATCATGTAAAATATTACTTTTTTTAACCGTTTATGTCAATGCTGCTATACCATATGATTTTTCAGATTCCCTTTTTCCGCTTATGGTTACGACAACAATCTCTGTTCGGGAGAAATGGAAGCAATTAGCAAAAGCAGCGCTACATTCCTGGCTAAGATGAGTCAATGACGAAGTCGAAACACAAAAAAATACCGAAGGGATTACACTTCGGTATTTTTCGTGAAAAAGAAAACTTACTATTTCAATCTTAGAGGGTTTTGCTATCGCGCAGCATTTTAATGATATTATGCGCTTCGAGCTGCTTGCTGAGTTGTGTATTGATCAAGCTATGAACATTTTGCGAAAGTTCTTCCGATCCTTCAGCCAAAGCTGTTTGATAAGTTGATTTGAAGGCATCTTCTCCCTGCTCACAGGTTTCGAGCAGACTTCTTTCGTCATCTCCCGTGATATTCACTTTTATGCCCATCCAGGCACGGAAAAGCTTGCCGCTCAGCATGGTGCTATCCGTCGCCTCTTTGCCTTCAAGCTCAACATAAGGTGTCAACTCGGCAATAAATTCTTCCGACTGTCCGATAAATTTTTGAAATGTTGGTATAAGTTTATCTAAACCATGACTTGTCGCCAGATCAATAGCTTTTTTATAACCCTCGATGCGGTCGTTGTTGATCTTAATAATGTCATTGATGATCTCCGGATTGTTGATGTTGTTTTCCATAATATTGTTATTTGTTATCATTTTGTTTATTCGAAAAACAGCAGGTACCTGATGATCGTTTGCAGAATCCGAGATTCAGGTATTTAAATCGTGGCCCGTATTTATCCCGTTTTTTATTGTCCGGGAATAAATGGGC
Proteins encoded in this window:
- a CDS encoding tetratricopeptide repeat protein, with protein sequence MKKQFLFFILCLLTFQAIAADRVKQEVDSLLAKSMEFAQKGNLVTYIETAIKALNIANAADYDEGKAKSGSYVAEGLVTAGLFKEGLKQLDRIETTDYYKNEIFLQSEVRRLRGRAYGGLLLNQQALREFHLQQELIKKLTGEKQVKSRQFNYENLSTVFQRLGQLDSMQKYTELQLDNLKVFAEKDAAMRYQIVYENLGKLFAEKGDLPKAQLYLDKSLELIKKYNIPVVLNTYDALAILEEKRGNLKKAAVFYEEGLARKRAAGSRIGMQNSYRELADFYRSTNLDKAKADQYEMAFSRLTDSLESENRQVVDQVLNQILKLKDEESNTKVSRAGTIALNALLLLLVAVSFFVWRSKHNRKILVQKVEALQETETINRELTEQIGENKFNTLIDLAKSNNPEFLILFTELYPQFIQALKSFDANLRSTELEFCAMAFLNFSTKNISEYTFVTIRAVQVRKNRLRKKFDIPSDVDFNNWMRELAGTSVSPLEPKG
- a CDS encoding TlpA disulfide reductase family protein, with the translated sequence MLKKMSCAFFLCILLLSCTFAQSPSLSSGFVTLVVKVRGDKNVKDLDLPIPFMSNSFQQDKPLPFKQVNDSTLMASAYSFGPSAVYMRLNGQYLAFILIPKQVGTLTVDIQNGENGGLHYQGPFKEIFDNSAKQEKLLMGLFTYPSDKKNIKTPFKSANDFKRYLLGQTEEMTKKLIADTTSGFLREYYTRLVEGFQVPSFLLNYAAIVYEHNKKAGLDSTKFPMVPTRDISFYSDILNPRYQDTMSLYYSVYSSVQAAVLQDTLLHLPDITAVGPRAFRKQLQQRFDPIFKGQGNLFYEMATASAFVQKMNKGYLLSPQDKYDITNSFTIKDLGEYLLYQDEQNVHLKQQSNSKVTMFPFAVEKEEVIEELIKPYRGKVVLVDLWATWCGPCIASFPEMEKVKKQYSDRDDVVFVYVTDESSDRKKFQEFTNLLKGDHYYLYKKQFEAIIKQFDYAIPSYLVFDKAGNLSDRAVSPENKAEAAKSWIEKALNK
- a CDS encoding alpha/beta hydrolase family protein — encoded protein: MKKAVKYKICYLNRTLHYGLFVLLLTIAGPSIGQRKSSSDRITSGENGVDDFNLAENMKLGASNLDFHGFEGYSFLFQGREAKIIRPKVTAVGHPWVWRARFWGHEPQVDIGLLEHGYHVVYCDVAELFGNEEALTIWDGFYRKLQEGGLSKKSAMEGMSRGGVYIYNWCLRYPDRVNAIYADAPVLDFKSWPGGKTTGKGSKPDWETFKKDYGLTETQAWAFADAPIDKAKIIAGFKIPLLHVVGDKDDVVPIAENTLPFAEEIRRAGGRIEIIHKPDVGHHPHCLVDPSPIINFILKASSR
- a CDS encoding AraC family transcriptional regulator; the encoded protein is MRPVYTKALSNLGNRIFEIRRENCDKYLSEYHFHSECQLTYIIKGNGQRCIGDHLEDFESDELTFTGPGLPHVWYNAQGDTSHEPSAQSITLHFDPEALLSFCPLLVETAPLHDFLERSRQGMLFYGQTKDALKKILRKMVGASDMQKTAYLFECLATLLHTEEYAVLSDKSYSNGSPRKDGELIFNIYNYVFENFNNEISLEEAAKLANLTKPSFCRFFKAHTRKTFSKFVNEVRINEACRLLVQDENPITNIAYACGFNSLPNFNKFFKSIKGITPSDYKSKLLSNKDWRAVPTL
- a CDS encoding PA2169 family four-helix-bundle protein encodes the protein MITNNNIMENNINNPEIINDIIKINNDRIEGYKKAIDLATSHGLDKLIPTFQKFIGQSEEFIAELTPYVELEGKEATDSTMLSGKLFRAWMGIKVNITGDDERSLLETCEQGEDAFKSTYQTALAEGSEELSQNVHSLINTQLSKQLEAHNIIKMLRDSKTL